The genomic DNA CATAGATATCCGGAATGCAAATATTACCCGGTATCCCGATTCTAACTGTGTCTTACTCAAAGACAGTATTGCCTCCCATAACAAAATTGATTCTGACTCAGTTCATGTCGTTAATGGAACTTCTCAGGGGATGTTTCTCATCGTTTCGGCCCTCTTGAAAGAGAATCAGAATGTGGCTATTGTAGATCCTACCTATAGTGAATATTACGATGCCTGTAGTCTTAAAACTAAGAATATTCATTCCATCAGAATGACACCCCAGGAATCATTCCGAATATCTGTGAACAGGATCATAGAGAAAGTTCATTCCGTAAAACCCGTGCTTCTATGGCTTTGTTCTCCCAATAATCCGACGGGGACATATTTAATTGAAGAAGACTTTGAAATGATCAGAAAAGCCTGTCTTCAGGAAAATACAATCCTTATCCTGGATGAAGCCTATGTCTGCTTTGTGCCCGATCCCAGGCGGTATAACCCGCTCCGGGAAGGAGTTATTGTCTTGAGGTCAATGACTAAGGATTTTAGTATTCCCGGGCTTCGTCTGGGATATCTCCTGGCCTCTCCTGAAATCCTCAAGAAAATTAAAAGATGGCAACCCGAATGGAGCATCAGTACTCCAGCTCAGGATGCTGGAATCGCCGGGTATCGGGAATTGGATTCTTTTAAAAAAAGCTGGCAGATGACAGCCTTCAGAAGAGATTCTCTCAAAAAAGACATTGAAGATCTTGGCTTTAACGTCTATGACAGCAGTTCCAATTTTTTTATGGTGGAAGTGGACGATGCAGAGGCTCTTAAGGCACATTTATGGAAAGATCTAATTCTTGTGAGAGACTGCCGCTCATTTGATTTGGACAATATTATCAGGATTGGAATCCGAAGGGATAAAGATAATCATAAACTTGTTCAGAGCTTTAAGGGCTACATTCAAAAATGATTCTGGTACTGGGGGGTGTCAAATCAGGAAAAACTTCATGGGCTGAATCTACAGCGGCTCATTGGGCTGAGAAGAACCGGGGGGAAGTTGTTTATCTTGCTTCTGCCAGAGCCTGGGATGATGAAATGAAACTCAGAATCAAAAGGCACCAACAGTCACGCCCTGAAGAATGGCAGACAATTGAAGAGCCCCTTGATATCTCTGGAGTTCTTAAGCGGGATGATCTCAATGCAAAAAATATTGTTATCTTTGACTGTCTGACTCTCTGGCTGACAAACCTTCTCATGGATCATGGAGAAGATTTCACTCAGGAAGAAGCGGAGGATCTTGTACAACTTAAGATGAATGAGTTGATGAGAGCAGTCGAAGAGTTTCCAGGAGAAATCATTGTTATTTCCAATCTGGTGGAACAGGGCCTGGTTTCTCCTCATTTTCTGGGCCGTATCTTTCAGGAGATTGCCGGACGCTGTCAT from Oceanispirochaeta sp. includes the following:
- a CDS encoding histidinol-phosphate transaminase, with the protein product MGSEHGGLNYSELRDLGISPDDVIDFSVSINPDPLPDSVIIDIRNANITRYPDSNCVLLKDSIASHNKIDSDSVHVVNGTSQGMFLIVSALLKENQNVAIVDPTYSEYYDACSLKTKNIHSIRMTPQESFRISVNRIIEKVHSVKPVLLWLCSPNNPTGTYLIEEDFEMIRKACLQENTILILDEAYVCFVPDPRRYNPLREGVIVLRSMTKDFSIPGLRLGYLLASPEILKKIKRWQPEWSISTPAQDAGIAGYRELDSFKKSWQMTAFRRDSLKKDIEDLGFNVYDSSSNFFMVEVDDAEALKAHLWKDLILVRDCRSFDLDNIIRIGIRRDKDNHKLVQSFKGYIQK
- the cobU gene encoding bifunctional adenosylcobinamide kinase/adenosylcobinamide-phosphate guanylyltransferase; amino-acid sequence: MILVLGGVKSGKTSWAESTAAHWAEKNRGEVVYLASARAWDDEMKLRIKRHQQSRPEEWQTIEEPLDISGVLKRDDLNAKNIVIFDCLTLWLTNLLMDHGEDFTQEEAEDLVQLKMNELMRAVEEFPGEIIVISNLVEQGLVSPHFLGRIFQEIAGRCHQLLAGESEEVFHMIAGIPQRLK